The proteins below come from a single Deltaproteobacteria bacterium genomic window:
- a CDS encoding hemerythrin domain-containing protein — protein sequence MATKGAQGLAALDGFERWWEEHSDLDHLVAALEESLSGGRIAVSRRAVEELAGALETHFDLEERVYFPLVERFSPEHCTRVRAARVAHAQVSETLQSLCDLIERGETLKACRVLAVLLDRFRTHEIEDARLIADLERGRVS from the coding sequence ATGGCAACTAAGGGCGCGCAAGGGCTCGCAGCCCTGGACGGCTTCGAACGCTGGTGGGAGGAGCACAGCGACCTCGACCACCTGGTCGCGGCGCTCGAGGAGTCGCTGAGCGGCGGCCGGATCGCGGTGAGCCGCAGGGCGGTGGAGGAGCTCGCGGGCGCGCTGGAGACCCACTTCGACCTCGAGGAGCGGGTCTACTTCCCGCTGGTCGAGCGCTTCTCTCCCGAACACTGCACGCGCGTGCGCGCGGCGCGCGTCGCGCACGCGCAGGTGTCGGAGACGCTGCAGAGCCTGTGCGACCTGATCGAACGCGGCGAAACCCTGAAGGCCTGCCGCGTCCTCGCGGTTCTGCTCGACCGCTTCCGCACCCACGAGATCGAAGACGCGCGTCTGATCGCCGACCTCGAGCGCGGCCGGGTCTCCTAG